One Nicotiana tomentosiformis chromosome 1, ASM39032v3, whole genome shotgun sequence genomic window, aagctttccttaacactcatgagaagcaaattggcgaaaacataagtttgggggagagacgaggagtttgaaagtggtatcaaggtacaaaaagagaaaagagatgaagaaaaagaaaaaacaaaagaaaaacacacaaaaaagtgaataaattgaaaagttaaagggattcaaagaaaagcaaaagtgcaaagcatggagaaaacaaagacggagaaaatgaatatcatgaccaagaaagagtgatgtcaagtctctctagttcctctAAGGAAAAAGAAactgactcaaagagtcggcaaagcatgagccaaaaagagaaaatagagtgcttaaggaaagatgaactcgttctattccaacatttcctaccttagtccaaaagccttcattacatgccgaaaaagccctacgtgatttcaagccgagtgagcttacattagtagtgatttacatgaggggcaaacatatggtacttagagccgtacttgtgacattcttttgagagtgatgagcgaacttttcacaaatcattgaattgagtactacattcttaagtgagatgagTTAACGGAGAGTATAGGAGGAGAAGTTTAggatccacagtgacctacatgaaagtgtgaacttccttgatgagtaaagtcaactcttgatgctcaagtgtcacattagagctatttgtGCTTTAACCTTCAAAACATTGCCTTGTTGAtgattcatgagtgtgtgggtaattgttggtccaaATTGATGTATGTTTGATTCACCTTAGCttagctggaatagctcttttcatgtggaggtgggaattaccttatttgcttgaggacaagcaaaatcttaagtttgggggagttgataagtggagattttgactattTATTTGAGCCTTTTGACTTTCATTTTAGTTCAGAAATGCTTAAAGTATtcctgaaaactgatgaaatattcttacttgcaggagtattgaAAAATAATCCAAactgatgaaattcaactcaagaaggagtgattttgaactaggacaaaaatcaagcaaaaagggctaaagtgcggaccgcaaaattctaTCTGCGGCCACAGAACAAGAAGAAATTTTGACACTGCTGCAATGcaatgtgcggctgcagaagtcaaggttcagagaattgggaattcaagacaatcaagatctgcggaccgcactataattgtgcgacAGCAGAAATCAAAAAGTGtggccgcacccagaattgtgcggtccggagaactcaagaagtgcggccgcacccagaattgtgcggtccacaaaaCTCAAGAAGTGCGActgcagttcagaattgtgcatCTGCAGAAACCACTCCTGTCAAGAGCtgcagcaaagtgcggaccgcacacaaaattgtgcagccgcagaacctccgaaatggtaattttgtccgaaaattttagctgTGTATAAATAGTCTTTTTTGacgaaattaggttaagttttgaataTCTGAAAGTTGGTAGCCgtttttatttattgtttcaGGAAACCTTATCATAGCTTAtcaattttacattggattttcatatatttattattaaatataagtttaatcatcttttcttctttattttcttcatcgcccactatgagtagctaaatttctagttagggttgtgacccaaccctagtgtgggtacataatgggtgtttaatttagggcttgtttatggttgggtatgtaatatttagcctagttttTGCTAatattgtagaattaatggttgcaaacattgattcaagcctatttgacttagtctttacttgagaaagagagacttagtctagaaaaacttggctaacaagaaattgggatgaactcaagaaattgatagtccaaattaaagggttgaatctagagatagtaaaacccgacttgagcatctatcaactgttttgtgcattacccatttggacttgagaaatccaaattgggtAAAACTACTCTaataccgagaggtattgagtgcgtaattgtgtgttgatttctataatacaccccgaccaacaaaaccctctctaaagcccacaacccgttaggcaaacacctaggtggaagtcacaaccctagatcttttacatacctggaaaacaataccaaaaatattattctctagctttacatttacaaaccgtagcataatttagaagtagaatcaaaacataATTTGTGAAAGTGCATCTTAGACACTTTACGCGCTTAGTctgaatatatacctaatcccatctacgctccaTGTGGATTtgatcccgactcctagttggtCATTATTATTGCAACCGACCGCTTTACAACCCCAAACTGAGGTGTGATTTGGGTGAGACCTATGTttcgcaaagggaaagtagtcaccacggCTATCAGGAGGCATTGGAAGTAGGGACTCAGCTTCCGAGTAGCAActatgagagctaaggccagtttctccaaatgtgggtagcgagtttctgctcccgttaaaattttagtaacataataaataggtgattgcgtaccttcgtcctctcgGACTAAAACCACACTTACTGCAACTTCCGAGACCGCGATATAAACTAGCaacgtttcaccttcttttggatTTGAAAGCAATGGGgggcttgacaagtacttctttaaatccctcaaagcctactggcactccggggtccattcgaaattatttttctttttgagaagtgcgaagaaataataaaaaaattttgatgaccgggaaatgaacctgctcaaagctgccaatctccccgtaagcctttggacttccttcatgATTGATAGTTGGTCCAggatgtcttctatggccttgatcttatcggggtttacctcaattcacCTTTGCGATAtcagaaatcccagaaacttactAGAGCTGACCCCGAATGTGCATTTCTTgggattaagtttcatattatgcttccttaggatgtcgaaagtttcttgtagatgtttaagatgatcatctgcatttaaagacttaacgagcatatcgtctatataaacttccatagtttttcctatttgattttcaaacatcctgttcacgagccgttgataagtggctccagcatttttcaacccgaagaGCATCATATTGTAGCAATATAtaccgaaatttgttataaacgaagtcttttcctgatcctcaaGGTTCATattaatttgattgtacccgtaataagcatcgaggaaactcattaactcgtgcccggtcgtggcatcaatcatttaatcgatgtttggcagtgggaacgagtctttcgggcactccctattaagatctttataatctatacatgcaaaacttattgttcttcttaggaactactactgcATTGGCTAGCCaatctggatatcttacctctcagatcgaaccgatattaagtaagcgggttacctcttctttgacgaatttattcctggctttGGCAATCGGGCGCTTCTTTTGTCTTACCAGAGGTATGTTGGGATTCAAGCTTAACTTTTGTACGGCTACCTCTGTcgggatacctatcatatcctcatgcgaccatgcaaaacaatcggcattagatttaaggaatttaataaagCCAGACCTGAGTTCTGGGtgtagtcctgtccccaagtggaatttcctttctaggaattcttcaaaCAATGCACTTACTCCAACTCTTCTGTTGTGGACTGCGTTGCATccgtctcttctggaacttggaaatatctcggcacctgataataTTCTAACGCCTCTGCCCTAGGCTAATTTCATCTAGTTTGGGAGTAGGTGCTGGTCCCTTTAATTTCTATGCTACGTGTTCCTTTCCTTTTCTACTGGAGAccaaaattgcattcatctcccttgccgtcggttgatcaccccttatctgcttaattcctccgggcattggaaacttcagcaattgatggtatgttgatggtatagctttcatctcgtgcaaccatggccttcccaaaatGATGTTGTACCCCACatcaccatctaccacttcgaaaagAGTTTTTTTCATTACTCCGACATTCATGAGTAATAAAATTTCTCCCCAggttgtcacgcttgcgaggttgaatccggcgagGAGCTTTGTGGACGGAATAATGCTTCctgtgagtttagcttgctccaatactctccattgtatgatattagccgaacttcctggatccactagaacacgtttaatatTAAAATCTAGCACaattaaagaaattaccagtatGTCTTTGTGTGGTAGCAGCAATATGTCTGTGTTCTCCTCggtaaaagtgatatcgtctttcCCGAAGCCTTTGCTATGAGTTATTGATAATTTCATCTTTTTTGCTGAtaaaaaggtgaccccgttaatctcgttccctccgaagatcatgttgattgtttGACACGGGGGATCTTCTTATGCTTTCGAGGGTTCTGCGTTGTCCTGGTTAcaaccataattgttcttagctcggtcactcaagaattctctaaggtgaccattcttcaataatgtttccacttcttcccggaggtgtcgACAGTCCCCTGTCCGGTGGCCATTCGCCCCGTGATATTCACACTACAAGTTgagatccctctggctgggatcagatctcatcgGTTTcaggaaccgtgcttctttgatatttctcatggcCGACACCAATtccactatactgacgttgaagttgtattccgataacttggggtaagaaggatttCGTGACCCTGGCGCTTCTTTATCCTGAAGCAATTAATTGTTCTGACCTCGATCAGTCCTCCTATCAACGGCGAACCTGTCCGCTGTCCGTAAATCTCTGCTGCGGCCTTCGGTCCATTCGTAAGGCAAAAACCGGCCCCTCAAAATCCGTCTGTCCATGTCataatcatcctttgatttttctttgttcttttttcGTCCTTTGGTCGATGATGGTAAACTAACCTGATCATTttctatccttatttttgattCTCATCGGTTGTAGACATCCGCCCAGGTCGTTGCTTGAAACTCGAGCAGTCTTTCCTTCAATTTTTGGGAAGCGTCTGAACTCCTCAAATTCAATCCCTTGGTGAATACTTTAGCCGCCCATTCATTAGGTacagccgggagcaacattctctccttctacaatcgggtaacgaactcttGTAGAAGCTCGGACTCTCGTTACGCAATCCTGAATATGCTGGCCTTTCTGGCCTGTACTTTTCTGGCCTCAGCATGAGCCTTAATGAAAGAGTCTGCGAGTATttcaaaggagtctatggaatgctTGGATAACAGCGAATACCACGCCAAGGCTTCCCTCTTGAgggtttccccaaatttctttagcaacacaaattcaatttcatgaggagctaaatcatttccatTCACCGTCATTTtttaggtggtaatatgctcctggggGTCTATAGTTtcgtcatactttggcacttcaggcattttgaaccgcttagGGATTAACTCTGGTGTCGCACTTAGCTTGTATGGAAATTGAGTATACGTTTTTGAGTCCGGACCTTTCAGCACTGGTGGCGTGCCCGGGATCTGGTCCATGCaggcgttcacttccctcataaatcgTTAAATTTCATTCTTGAAAGGTTCATTCTCGTTATTAAGGTCGGATCCGCTCCCCCTGCCCCATCAGAGCAAATTTCACCCCTAGGACTGTTGTTGTCGACTCGCTGCGTTGTTTGATTCGTGGGAGCCCCAGCAGGAATCAGATCTCGTCTATTTGCATTATTCGAAGCTCCCGACAGCGCCTGCTTCAACtctgtcataaccttatcctgtcgCGTGgggtggcctagaatgatcgctTGTTGCTCTTACAAGACCCTTACCGCGTCAATGACATATTtctcatcagcatcatcgggagttgtcttcTGAACATGTTGAGGATATTGCATGTCATGCACCAGTGTGGCGCCATTCCcctcattgtgggtgtcactgattgagtcctcgaaatgaggttgatcccctcaAATCTCGGCGTTGTGCGTGCTGTTAACActgttatctgccatttcttatgatttttcctaagacaaaataatcaaaatacgttagtaaaaaaggtaaggatcaatttaattgcacgactgtctaggccccacggtgggcgccaaactatttacccgtaaaacggtatagttCAATTTATTTGTGGTTTCTAGACAactgaattaatttgatcctgaaataataaaataatcaaagaATTATGCAAAGTCTTAGGatgtagatgaaatagcagaAGCAACAATTCCAGGAACGGGAttttcgggcacaacaacaatgaaatccaaaaagcaagaagataagattgtattaagctttgtatagaatgtagcgtaagtttgccagaaaattcgtgtccctttagaatgataactgagctcactatttacagctatgtctagggaaggaggtcctaggctCGTGcgcttctttaatgtcaattatgaggatcattgatgaagatgtaacggtgaacataaatgccaaagtCTCTGTAACAGTTAATCGCTCTTAATGCcatggaatattctctattaaatgc contains:
- the LOC138896541 gene encoding uncharacterized protein, yielding MKLSITHSKGFGKDDITFTEENTDILLLPHKDILVISLIVLDFNIKRVLVDPGSSANIIQWRVLEQAKLTGSIIPSTKLLAGFNLASVTTWGEILLLMNVGVMKKTLFEVVDGDVGYNIILGRPWLHEMKAIPSTYHQLLKFPMPGGIKQIRGDQPTAREMNAILVSSRKGKEHVA